In one Legionella clemsonensis genomic region, the following are encoded:
- the cdd gene encoding cytidine deaminase, with protein MVNLETSMINQARQALTHAYAPYSNFKVASCLCSENGSLYTGVNVENASYGLSICAETAAICHMITAGQRKIKSMVVLNGENTLCPPCGACRQRIIEFSEPNTSIHLCNNHTIIKTLTIIELLPEAFKLKP; from the coding sequence ATGGTTAACTTGGAAACATCAATGATCAATCAGGCAAGGCAAGCCTTAACACATGCCTATGCTCCCTATTCTAATTTTAAAGTGGCATCCTGTCTTTGTAGTGAAAATGGCAGCTTATATACCGGAGTTAATGTTGAAAATGCTTCCTATGGTTTATCCATTTGCGCAGAAACGGCTGCGATTTGTCATATGATTACAGCTGGGCAAAGGAAAATCAAAAGCATGGTTGTGCTTAATGGTGAAAACACCCTTTGCCCCCCTTGCGGTGCTTGTCGCCAGCGAATTATAGAGTTTTCAGAACCGAATACGTCGATTCACCTGTGCAATAACCACACCATTATAAAAACATTAACCATTATTGAACTTTTACCCGAAGCATTTAAACTTAAGCCTTAA
- a CDS encoding response regulator: MKIVLVEDNPSLQKTMQMMLTKLSYSVKAFSAADDALAYFKEETSSYDLVILDGNLAPTFFLSADKAPKNGPDIAKELLRINRNIPIIAWTDDTEMLNRFQKVFDLYEKGILPTLKKPPTFLNIKEVLASFATTSNNLESSPRARAFTL, translated from the coding sequence ATGAAAATTGTTTTAGTAGAGGATAATCCATCACTTCAGAAGACCATGCAGATGATGCTCACTAAATTATCTTATTCAGTCAAAGCATTTAGTGCAGCCGACGATGCACTGGCTTATTTTAAAGAGGAGACATCTTCTTATGATCTTGTGATTTTGGATGGCAATTTGGCACCAACGTTCTTTTTGTCAGCTGATAAAGCACCCAAAAATGGACCCGATATTGCTAAAGAGCTTTTGCGGATTAATAGAAATATCCCGATCATTGCCTGGACAGATGATACTGAAATGCTAAACCGCTTTCAGAAAGTGTTTGATTTATATGAAAAAGGGATTCTGCCTACGCTAAAAAAACCGCCTACCTTTTTAAATATTAAAGAGGTATTAGCTTCCTTTGCCACCACTTCAAATAACCTTGAAAGTTCACCCAGAGCAAGAGCCTTTACACTATAA
- the ybeY gene encoding rRNA maturation RNase YbeY — protein MSYHIDLQLVSNDKLPVDENSLVTWAQLPLIESMDSAELTLRVVDKEEIRELNRVYRKQDKATNVLAFPSAIPDNIALEYPLLGDVIICPAVLQTESIKLGKPLVAHWAHIVIHGVLHLLGYDHIEESDAKVMQEQEIKFLAKLGFFNPYHTTEDKYFEQRG, from the coding sequence ATGAGCTACCATATAGACTTACAACTCGTCAGCAATGATAAACTCCCAGTCGATGAAAATTCGCTTGTTACCTGGGCACAATTGCCCTTGATTGAATCGATGGACTCCGCTGAGTTAACATTACGTGTAGTGGACAAAGAAGAAATCAGGGAACTCAATAGAGTCTACAGAAAACAGGATAAGGCAACGAATGTGCTCGCTTTTCCCAGTGCTATTCCTGATAATATTGCACTTGAATATCCCTTACTAGGAGATGTAATCATTTGTCCTGCCGTTTTACAGACTGAAAGTATTAAACTTGGTAAACCGCTAGTAGCACATTGGGCACACATCGTCATCCATGGAGTCTTGCATTTGTTAGGCTATGATCATATTGAAGAGAGCGATGCGAAAGTTATGCAGGAACAAGAAATAAAATTCCTGGCAAAACTAGGTTTTTTTAATCCCTATCATACTACAGAGGATAAATACTTTGAGCAGAGAGGATGA
- the deoC gene encoding 2-deoxyribose-5-phosphate aldolase, translating into MNLEAEFLIAIGEINENVKDSEILKTEAISLIDLTLLHENASSEALDMLMKKANFYHVAAICVLPQHVKAMTALADIKLATVVNFPTGNHSLTETLAETNHLLSNFPIQEIDYVFPYQNYLHNREQEALTHCQQVYTLCEQQKITFKVILETGAFPTLESIYDVSCRLIDNGCNFIKTSTGKFKQGATPSAAFAILKAIEASDIHCGLKVSGGIKLPAQAFTYMCLAEHVLKSNVNKAWFRIGASSLLDELVNPSVH; encoded by the coding sequence GTGAATTTAGAAGCTGAATTTCTAATCGCTATTGGCGAAATCAATGAAAACGTCAAAGATAGTGAAATTCTAAAGACAGAAGCTATTTCATTAATTGATTTGACGCTACTCCATGAAAATGCCTCTTCCGAGGCATTAGACATGCTAATGAAAAAAGCAAACTTTTATCATGTTGCGGCTATTTGTGTCTTGCCCCAGCATGTTAAAGCGATGACAGCACTTGCCGACATTAAATTAGCAACCGTAGTAAATTTTCCAACAGGCAATCACTCTCTGACAGAGACTCTCGCTGAAACCAATCACTTACTTAGCAATTTCCCTATTCAGGAAATTGATTATGTTTTTCCTTATCAAAATTATCTCCATAATCGCGAGCAAGAAGCTTTAACTCATTGTCAACAAGTCTATACGCTTTGCGAGCAACAAAAAATTACCTTTAAGGTAATTTTAGAAACTGGGGCTTTTCCCACATTAGAATCAATTTATGATGTCAGTTGCAGACTTATTGATAATGGCTGCAATTTTATAAAAACTTCAACTGGTAAATTCAAACAAGGTGCCACACCCTCTGCTGCGTTTGCAATTTTAAAAGCAATCGAAGCAAGTGATATCCATTGCGGTTTGAAAGTTTCAGGAGGCATTAAATTGCCTGCTCAAGCCTTTACTTATATGTGTCTTGCCGAGCATGTACTTAAAAGTAATGTGAATAAAGCCTGGTTTCGTATTGGCGCTAGTAGTTTACTGGATGAATTAGTAAATCCTTCTGTCCACTAA
- a CDS encoding PhoH family protein — protein sequence MSSKLQNETLNYPHLNSQQLANLCGVFHENIKLIELFFDINIKVGHDEVRLFGYSHPGLLKAKQVIKQLHQLADKPIQAETVNSFLKNKDPKTVMSQSIKLSRKTILPRNAKQADYLNSISKYDITFAVGPAGTGKTYLAVSKAIEAFEKGEVQRLVFVRPAVEAGEKLGFLPGDLVEKVLPYLRPIYDALYEMIGFKEAQKLIQTDVIEVLPLAFMRGRTLNEAFIILDEAQNTTVSQMKMFLTRMGFGSKTVITGDITQMDLPKGTESGLSHAVKVLRDISEISIHYFTSREVVRHPLVSRIIDSYERVNKDNKE from the coding sequence TTGAGCAGTAAACTACAAAACGAAACGCTGAATTACCCTCATCTAAATTCACAGCAACTGGCAAATCTGTGTGGAGTTTTTCACGAAAATATTAAATTGATTGAGCTATTTTTTGACATTAACATCAAGGTTGGCCATGATGAAGTGAGATTATTTGGTTATTCTCATCCAGGATTACTAAAAGCAAAACAAGTGATAAAACAACTACATCAATTAGCTGACAAACCCATTCAGGCAGAAACTGTTAATTCATTTCTTAAAAATAAGGATCCAAAAACTGTGATGTCTCAATCTATTAAATTAAGCCGCAAAACCATTTTGCCTCGTAATGCCAAGCAAGCGGATTATTTGAACAGCATTAGCAAGTACGATATTACTTTTGCTGTTGGTCCTGCAGGTACAGGAAAAACTTATCTGGCTGTATCGAAGGCAATAGAAGCGTTTGAAAAAGGGGAGGTCCAACGGCTGGTATTTGTAAGGCCTGCCGTTGAAGCAGGTGAAAAATTAGGATTTTTACCCGGAGATTTGGTTGAAAAAGTTCTTCCTTATTTACGGCCTATTTATGATGCTCTGTATGAAATGATTGGCTTCAAAGAAGCACAAAAACTCATTCAAACGGATGTAATTGAAGTGCTACCTTTGGCATTCATGCGCGGTCGAACATTGAACGAAGCGTTTATCATTCTTGACGAAGCACAAAATACCACCGTATCTCAAATGAAAATGTTTCTTACACGTATGGGATTTGGTTCAAAAACAGTGATTACTGGAGATATTACTCAGATGGATTTGCCTAAAGGAACAGAATCAGGATTAAGTCATGCCGTTAAAGTTCTGCGTGATATTTCCGAGATTAGCATTCATTACTTTACAAGCCGAGAAGTAGTACGCCATCCTTTGGTTTCACGTATTATTGATTCTTATGAACGTGTAAACAAGGATAATAAAGAATGA
- a CDS encoding HlyC/CorC family transporter, producing the protein MSREDDNGSLLMRIRQFLQVEPQNKEELINLLRDAHIRALIDSETLNMMEGVIQFSQMRVRDIMLPKKQMTSIAQDLELEKIIDIVSSSGHSRFPVTGDHKDEIIGILHAKDLLGFQLEKKKEFDLHDIIRQATFVPESKRLDLLLSEFRNNRNHMAIVVDEYGAVSGFVTIEDIIEQIIGDIEDEFDIDEEAYIKAHGDFYYIVKAHTPIEEFNEQLHANFSDESYDTIGGIVMTNFGHLPQRGETITIDQFEFKVINADARRIKLLGCLDKRPAKDKLIAT; encoded by the coding sequence TTGAGCAGAGAGGATGATAACGGTTCTTTATTAATGAGGATAAGGCAGTTTTTACAAGTTGAACCGCAAAATAAAGAGGAATTAATTAACTTATTGCGTGATGCTCATATTCGCGCATTGATAGACTCTGAAACCCTCAATATGATGGAAGGTGTTATTCAATTTTCCCAGATGCGCGTTCGTGACATTATGCTTCCCAAAAAGCAAATGACTTCTATTGCCCAGGACCTTGAACTGGAAAAAATAATTGATATTGTTAGTAGTTCGGGACACTCTCGCTTTCCGGTTACAGGCGATCATAAAGATGAAATAATTGGCATTTTGCATGCTAAAGATTTATTAGGTTTTCAACTTGAGAAAAAAAAGGAATTTGACTTGCACGATATTATTCGTCAAGCCACCTTTGTACCTGAAAGTAAACGCCTTGATTTATTATTAAGTGAGTTTCGTAATAATCGAAATCATATGGCAATTGTTGTTGATGAATATGGCGCAGTGAGTGGTTTTGTAACCATAGAGGATATTATTGAGCAAATAATTGGTGATATCGAAGATGAATTTGATATTGATGAGGAAGCTTACATAAAAGCACATGGGGATTTTTATTACATCGTTAAAGCCCATACACCAATAGAAGAATTCAATGAGCAACTGCATGCTAATTTTAGTGATGAAAGCTATGACACCATCGGTGGAATTGTGATGACAAATTTTGGACATTTACCACAGCGTGGAGAAACAATTACAATTGATCAGTTTGAATTCAAGGTTATCAATGCTGATGCTCGACGCATTAAATTATTAGGTTGTCTTGATAAGCGGCCTGCAAAAGATAAACTGATAGCTACTTAA
- a CDS encoding purine-nucleoside phosphorylase: protein MMKTTLTSAHLAAKQIQDQLPNFKPTLGIVLGSGLGSFADQLEDAVSIGYEQLPGFPKLTVHGHGGNVVLGYLSGVGVVCLQGRAHTYEGVDYEVVKTYVRTLKLLGCDYFFATNASGSLREDVGPGELMLITDHINLQPGNPLVGPNDDEFGPRFFPLDNAYDKEMRDKLLQIAHKENITLNQGVYISVLGPNYETAAEIRAFRILGADAVGMSTVPEVLVANHCGMKVAVIATITNYATGLACTSHSHEAVVLMASKAAEKLNRLIKQFIASLA, encoded by the coding sequence ATGATGAAAACAACCCTTACATCGGCTCATTTAGCCGCCAAACAAATTCAAGACCAGCTCCCCAATTTTAAACCCACATTGGGTATTGTTTTGGGTTCAGGTTTAGGCAGTTTTGCTGATCAGCTGGAAGATGCTGTATCTATTGGCTATGAACAATTACCAGGCTTTCCAAAGCTTACCGTGCATGGTCATGGGGGCAATGTAGTCTTAGGCTATTTGTCAGGTGTTGGTGTCGTTTGTTTGCAAGGTCGAGCTCATACTTACGAAGGTGTTGATTACGAAGTAGTCAAAACCTATGTGAGAACATTGAAACTGCTTGGCTGTGATTATTTTTTCGCAACAAACGCTTCCGGCTCACTACGCGAAGATGTAGGCCCTGGTGAATTAATGCTTATCACTGATCACATCAACCTGCAACCAGGAAATCCTTTGGTAGGACCCAATGATGACGAATTTGGTCCTCGATTCTTTCCTTTGGATAATGCTTATGATAAGGAAATGCGCGATAAGTTATTGCAAATTGCCCATAAAGAGAACATTACTCTTAATCAGGGTGTTTATATCTCCGTTCTGGGTCCTAACTACGAAACCGCTGCCGAAATCAGAGCATTTCGTATTTTGGGCGCTGATGCAGTAGGCATGTCTACTGTACCCGAAGTATTGGTTGCCAATCATTGCGGTATGAAGGTTGCTGTTATCGCTACGATAACCAACTATGCAACAGGGCTTGCTTGCACGAGCCACAGCCATGAAGCAGTGGTATTGATGGCATCAAAAGCAGCAGAAAAATTAAATCGTTTGATTAAGCAATTTATTGCGAGCCTGGCGTGA
- a CDS encoding leucine-rich repeat domain-containing protein, with the protein MELSDDGKTLLKVTNNDIKKEGSYDIPEGVTSIGDWAFESCSSLQAITIPKEVASIGNGAFEDCSSLQTITIPEGVTSIGEGAFCGCRSLQAIAIPAGITSINNRVFRGCIDLQSITIPEGVVSIGNGAFSGCSGLQSITIPEGVVSIGDWTFENCSSLQSITIPEGVTSIGAFAFSYCSDLQSITIPEGVVSIGDWTFEYCSSLQSITIPEGVVSIGEGAFYNCSSLHSIMIAGKDTASIERITNLLPNDVRDKVLLKEVGEAAFQIHKHQLSRVALAPEINPLYRYFNAKAPYISKVEVEVEVKNKDGTKEIKIIEEECSKLPNDLFRYMNHFLVSESPYYKKANTRMSQVPLPKNQEELQAYENALERIVNESIIKATAFSQSLFLLLPKELRISLAQLKAVTLKKEDGKPDGYLNVADAIDTLHQKLLQSFEKTFPADLTQFKKECKEIIKEAHLVLVDEGYPPVAVTGQHFSFFKAEVAEKVSALEMTVQGLKNF; encoded by the coding sequence ATGGAATTAAGTGATGATGGCAAGACCTTATTAAAGGTAACTAATAACGATATTAAAAAAGAGGGGTCTTATGATATTCCTGAAGGGGTGACCTCTATTGGTGATTGGGCATTTGAGAGTTGCAGCAGCTTACAAGCCATTACCATCCCTAAAGAGGTCGCCTCTATTGGTAATGGGGCATTTGAGGATTGCAGCAGCTTGCAAACTATTACCATTCCTGAAGGGGTTACTTCCATTGGTGAGGGGGCATTTTGTGGTTGCAGAAGTTTGCAGGCCATTGCTATCCCTGCAGGGATAACCTCTATTAATAATAGGGTATTTAGGGGTTGCATTGATTTGCAATCCATTACTATCCCTGAAGGGGTTGTCTCTATTGGTAATGGGGCATTTAGTGGTTGCAGTGGTTTACAGTCTATTACTATCCCTGAAGGAGTTGTCTCTATTGGTGATTGGACATTTGAAAATTGTAGCAGTCTGCAGTCCATTACCATCCCTGAAGGGGTCACTTCTATTGGTGCTTTTGCATTTAGCTATTGCAGTGATTTGCAGTCCATTACTATCCCTGAAGGAGTTGTCTCTATTGGTGATTGGACATTTGAGTATTGCAGCAGTTTGCAATCCATTACCATCCCTGAAGGGGTCGTCTCTATTGGTGAAGGGGCATTTTACAACTGCTCAAGCTTGCACAGCATCATGATTGCCGGCAAGGATACTGCTTCTATAGAACGAATTACCAATTTATTACCTAATGATGTAAGAGATAAAGTACTCTTAAAAGAAGTTGGGGAAGCTGCTTTTCAAATTCACAAGCATCAACTTTCCAGAGTGGCACTGGCGCCGGAAATAAATCCGCTGTATCGCTATTTTAATGCGAAGGCCCCGTATATTTCCAAGGTTGAGGTTGAAGTAGAAGTAAAAAATAAGGATGGAACAAAGGAAATTAAAATTATAGAAGAAGAATGTAGCAAGCTTCCCAATGACTTGTTTCGGTACATGAACCACTTTTTAGTGAGCGAGAGTCCTTATTACAAGAAAGCAAACACTCGCATGTCTCAAGTGCCCTTGCCCAAAAATCAAGAGGAGCTACAGGCCTATGAAAATGCCTTGGAAAGAATAGTCAATGAAAGCATTATAAAAGCGACAGCGTTTAGTCAATCACTCTTTTTACTGTTACCAAAAGAATTAAGAATATCTTTAGCGCAATTGAAAGCAGTTACCCTTAAAAAAGAAGACGGCAAGCCGGATGGCTATCTTAACGTCGCTGATGCGATAGATACTCTCCATCAAAAATTACTGCAAAGTTTTGAGAAGACCTTCCCCGCTGATCTCACCCAATTTAAAAAAGAGTGTAAGGAGATCATTAAGGAGGCTCACCTTGTTCTGGTTGATGAAGGGTACCCACCTGTCGCAGTTACAGGCCAGCATTTCTCTTTCTTCAAAGCAGAAGTTGCTGAGAAGGTCAGTGCTCTGGAGATGACGGTACAGGGCCTCAAAAACTTCTAA
- the cpxR gene encoding two-component system response regulator CpxR — MNNSILIVDDDTELTDLLVQYLEPEGFNVVCVHDGESAVKKALNQVFDAIILDVMLPKLNGFEVLKAIREHLETPVLMLTARGDDIDRIVGLEIGADDYLPKPCNPRELVARLRAILRRTQKIPTQRPIIEHHDIVVDCSKRLATHHGQPMELTNAEFNILEMLIKSPGQAFSKEELTEYALGRKYTAYDRSIDVHISNLRNKLGDNPEGEPLVKTVRGFGYMFNA; from the coding sequence ATGAATAATAGCATCTTGATTGTAGATGACGATACTGAACTTACGGACCTTCTGGTGCAATATCTGGAACCAGAAGGCTTTAATGTCGTCTGTGTTCATGATGGTGAAAGTGCCGTTAAAAAAGCACTTAACCAAGTATTTGATGCCATCATTTTAGATGTCATGCTTCCCAAATTAAATGGCTTTGAAGTACTAAAAGCTATTCGTGAACACCTGGAAACACCGGTATTAATGTTAACTGCCCGTGGGGATGATATTGACCGTATTGTAGGTTTGGAAATTGGGGCTGATGATTATTTACCCAAACCTTGCAATCCACGTGAATTAGTGGCCAGATTACGCGCTATTTTAAGACGCACTCAAAAAATACCCACTCAACGCCCAATTATAGAACATCATGACATTGTAGTGGATTGCTCTAAACGTCTGGCAACGCACCATGGTCAGCCTATGGAGTTAACCAATGCAGAATTTAATATTCTTGAAATGCTCATTAAATCACCAGGTCAGGCTTTTTCTAAAGAAGAGTTAACAGAATATGCCTTAGGTAGAAAATATACTGCTTATGATCGCAGTATTGATGTTCACATTAGTAATCTACGCAATAAATTGGGCGATAATCCTGAAGGAGAACCTCTGGTTAAAACCGTACGTGGTTTCGGATATATGTTTAATGCGTAG
- the cpxA gene encoding two-component system sensor histidine kinase CpxA, translated as MRSLYWKIFLSFWLATILIIITTAWVTSEIAQKSSIPARERVFMDSYANAAVATFESGQHSALKKWLNQIGMSRKMTLYLLSSTGEIIGNQIPPEVVKHISNNLVDEELDDGLLKFGDIIVSHEILSTSGRAYRLVAVSEKPLAHFVEIPWAGLTIRLMIAIFISGLICYLLSIYLTQPLRSLRMAAKSIATGRLSTRVGRIKGHHRDEIAELSGEFDRMAEQLEAIMNSKERLLQDISHELRSPLARLQIAIELGRKKATNLADVEFARMEVECSRLNTLIGEILEFARLEKSSTPLNRTIIDVPVLLKQIIADANFELGANQPGVFLQETQDCQLFLDGRLIHRAIENIIRNALRYSAPNPKVDVALHYDENHSQVYIDIADNGPGVPEEQLQRIFNPFYRVDTSREKKTGGYGLGLSIAQQAIKLHQGSIHAMNRKDGGLLVRISLPIAANQPP; from the coding sequence ATGCGTAGTTTGTATTGGAAAATTTTTCTATCGTTTTGGTTAGCCACTATCCTTATTATCATCACCACAGCCTGGGTGACGAGTGAAATAGCCCAAAAATCCTCAATTCCTGCGCGTGAACGCGTTTTTATGGATAGTTATGCCAATGCAGCAGTCGCCACGTTTGAATCAGGACAACATAGTGCTTTAAAAAAATGGCTTAATCAAATTGGCATGTCCAGAAAAATGACGCTTTATTTACTCAGTAGTACAGGTGAAATTATTGGGAATCAAATTCCTCCGGAAGTTGTTAAGCATATCTCTAATAATTTAGTTGATGAAGAACTTGATGATGGTTTACTAAAATTTGGTGACATCATCGTCAGCCATGAAATACTATCTACTTCAGGCAGAGCTTATCGTCTTGTCGCGGTCAGTGAGAAACCTTTGGCGCATTTTGTGGAAATCCCCTGGGCAGGACTCACGATTCGCTTAATGATCGCTATTTTTATAAGCGGACTTATTTGTTATTTGTTGTCTATCTACTTAACACAACCTTTACGCTCTTTAAGAATGGCCGCCAAATCCATTGCCACAGGTCGATTAAGCACACGTGTGGGTCGCATCAAGGGGCATCATCGTGATGAAATCGCTGAGTTAAGCGGTGAATTCGACAGGATGGCAGAACAACTCGAAGCAATTATGAATTCAAAAGAACGCTTGCTACAAGATATCTCTCATGAATTACGTTCCCCTCTTGCCCGCTTACAAATTGCCATTGAATTAGGCAGAAAAAAAGCAACTAATTTGGCTGATGTTGAATTTGCCCGCATGGAAGTGGAATGCTCACGCCTGAATACCTTAATTGGTGAAATTTTGGAATTTGCAAGACTTGAGAAATCTTCTACTCCTCTTAACCGAACTATTATTGATGTACCCGTGTTGCTCAAACAAATTATTGCCGACGCTAATTTCGAGTTGGGAGCCAATCAACCTGGCGTTTTTTTACAAGAAACTCAAGATTGCCAATTATTCTTGGATGGACGACTAATTCACCGCGCCATTGAAAACATTATTCGCAATGCATTACGCTATTCAGCACCCAATCCCAAGGTAGATGTGGCTTTGCATTATGATGAAAACCATTCGCAGGTTTATATTGATATAGCTGACAATGGCCCTGGCGTTCCTGAAGAACAATTGCAGCGAATCTTTAATCCTTTTTATCGTGTAGATACTTCAAGAGAAAAGAAAACGGGCGGTTATGGACTAGGCTTATCAATAGCACAACAAGCTATAAAATTGCATCAAGGGAGTATTCATGCGATGAATCGCAAGGATGGAGGGCTTTTAGTCAGGATAAGTCTTCCGATCGCAGCAAATCAACCACCCTAG
- a CDS encoding leucine-rich repeat domain-containing protein, whose translation MELSKDGKTLLKVTDNDIKKDGSYNIPEGVTSIGEEAFSDCSGLQSITIPEGVTSIGNWAFWRCSGLQAVTILKGVTSIGNWAFSGCSSLQSITIPEGVTSIGDSAFRSCSGLQAITIPKGVTSIGEGAFSGCSSLQSITIPEGVVSIGDWAFDRCSSLQAITIPEGVTSIGAFAFSYCSDLQSITIPEGVVSIGDWAFGYCSSLQSITIPEGVVSIGGGAFYNCSSLHSIMIAGKDAASIERIINLLPNNIRDKVLSKEMVDSIFQKRKAQLSRVALAPEVNPLYRYFNAKAPYISKVEVEVEVKNKDGTKEIKIIEEECSKLPNDLFRYMNHFLVSESPYYKKANTRMSQVPLPKNQEELQAYENALERIVNESIIKATAFSQSLFLLLPKELRISLAQLKAVTLKKEDGKPDGYLNVADAIDTLHQKLLQSFEKTFPADLTQFKKECKEIIKEAHLVLIDEGYPPVAVTGQHFSFFKAEVAEKVSALEMTVQGLKNF comes from the coding sequence ATGGAATTAAGTAAAGATGGCAAGACCCTATTAAAGGTAACTGATAATGATATCAAAAAAGATGGATCTTATAACATTCCTGAAGGGGTGACCTCTATTGGTGAAGAGGCATTTAGCGATTGCAGTGGTTTGCAGTCCATTACTATCCCTGAAGGGGTCACCTCTATTGGTAATTGGGCATTTTGGAGGTGCAGTGGTTTACAAGCTGTCACTATCCTTAAAGGGGTCACCTCTATTGGTAATTGGGCATTTAGTGGTTGCAGCAGCTTACAATCCATCACTATCCCTGAAGGGGTCACCTCTATTGGTGATTCGGCATTTAGGAGTTGCAGTGGTTTACAAGCTATCACTATCCCTAAAGGGGTCACCTCTATTGGTGAAGGGGCATTTAGTGGTTGCAGCAGCTTACAATCCATCACTATCCCTGAAGGGGTTGTCTCTATTGGTGATTGGGCATTTGATCGTTGCAGCAGCTTACAAGCCATTACTATCCCTGAAGGGGTCACTTCTATTGGTGCTTTTGCATTTAGCTATTGCAGTGATTTGCAGTCCATTACTATCCCTGAAGGAGTTGTCTCTATTGGTGATTGGGCATTTGGCTATTGCAGCAGTTTGCAATCCATTACCATCCCTGAAGGGGTCGTCTCTATTGGTGGAGGGGCATTTTACAACTGCTCGAGCTTACACAGCATCATGATTGCCGGCAAGGATGCTGCTTCTATAGAACGAATTATCAATTTATTACCAAATAATATAAGAGATAAAGTACTCTCAAAGGAGATGGTTGACTCCATTTTTCAAAAGCGTAAGGCTCAGCTTTCCAGAGTGGCACTGGCGCCGGAAGTAAATCCGCTGTATCGCTATTTTAATGCGAAGGCCCCGTATATTTCCAAGGTTGAGGTTGAAGTAGAAGTAAAAAATAAGGATGGAACAAAGGAAATTAAAATTATAGAAGAAGAATGTAGCAAGCTTCCCAATGACTTGTTTCGGTACATGAACCACTTTTTAGTGAGCGAGAGTCCTTATTACAAGAAAGCAAACACTCGCATGTCTCAAGTGCCCTTGCCCAAAAATCAAGAGGAGCTACAGGCCTATGAAAATGCCTTGGAAAGAATAGTCAATGAAAGCATTATAAAAGCGACAGCGTTTAGTCAATCACTCTTTTTACTGTTACCAAAAGAATTAAGAATATCTTTAGCGCAATTGAAAGCAGTTACCCTTAAAAAAGAAGACGGCAAGCCGGATGGCTATCTTAACGTCGCTGATGCGATAGATACTCTCCATCAAAAATTACTGCAAAGTTTTGAGAAGACCTTCCCCGCTGATCTCACCCAATTTAAAAAAGAGTGTAAGGAGATCATTAAGGAGGCTCATCTTGTTCTGATTGATGAAGGGTACCCACCTGTCGCAGTTACAGGCCAGCATTTCTCTTTCTTCAAAGCAGAAGTTGCTGAGAAGGTCAGTGCTCTGGAGATGACGGTACAGGGCCTCAAAAACTTCTAA